The Toxoplasma gondii ME49 chromosome XI, whole genome shotgun sequence region GCCtagcgagcgaagaaggacgaatCTTTTatcgaggagaaaaaagcagtCTCTCGTCCGCAGAACGCCGTACATAGCAGTCCAGACAGGACGTGGCGGCGCCGGTGTGGCGCCTTGTGTGGGGATTCGTCAGTGTGgtgaaaaagaaggaagcagcgagctagaaaacgagaagataAACGAGGCATGGCAACGGTCTCGCTCTTCGAGCGGCCCTAGGGACTAGCTCCGAATGAACCTGGGTTTGTCTGCTCTAAAAAACCTGCATTTTTCAGAGGAAGTGGCGCCAGAGGCCACAAGCGAAACGCTTCGGAAATGTGGAAGAACCTGCCGGTTTGTCTCcttatgcatgcatgcacactcaACAGTACCCACataggtgcatgcatgttcgTAAGTGTACATATATTTGCACGTATATATAATATTTATACTGGGTTTCTTTCAAGAGACAAGTTTGTATGTGAGGGAAGGTGTCGTGGACGCGCATGTGGGCAGGGTAGATCGAGAGGACAGCGAAAGGTTTTGGGAATCTGGATCTCCCGCGACTGTCGCCGACAGtggagacaagcgagaggGTCATAGCTAGAAGGACCACGAGGTAGATTGAGCGAGTTcagaagaaggtggagaaacggGTGCGATGTGTTTGCTGTGGAAGGATGCAAAGAACGGATTCAAGCGGCACACACtaggcgagagaggaaagagacgatcgtggaggagcagacgaagaaataACTCTTTTctacacagaaaagaaagaaagagagagtcgCTGTCTGGGGGTGTCGTGAGTCAACTGCAGGTGGTTTTTTCGTTTTGAGTGCAAAGGTGCTTCGAAGACACActcgtctcgtttctctctttcgactGCGCTTCTCGCTTCACGGGTTCCTTGGACCGccgtgtgtgcatgcacccgcACAGACTCCAAGGGCAGTTGGTACTTCTTGTCTTCGTTTTATTTTTCGTTTCGGAAAACGCATATTTCTCGACGaagctttcttttctttgggctcgcctcccttctcgccgccgcTGTTCTGGTTCCCAGAACCCTCAACAGTTCGCGGGAGAGGAACGCGTTGCCTGTCAGACCAGAGGTGTGTGGCCTGCCGAAACAGTCCGGTTCGATGGTCGTGTGTGTCCCATGATGTTTTTGCGGGATTTCAGCGGAGTTCACTCTGACATTCTACAGCGATTCAGGTTTAAGAATCGAGTTTGGAGAGGGCACAAAGGCTTCTTGTTGAAGGAACTGAAAGAGTTGGAGTTTTGTGGCTTAAGGCGATTAGACAATGCTGCATCAACGTTCTGGTTCGAGATGCAGTTCGGGTCTTCCAGTTTCCCCTCGGCGGAAGCGCGGAAGACATAGCACCTCTCCGAGACCAGGGAGAAGTCCATGCCATCGTGATGTATATTTGCGAGATGCATATCTTTTGAATTCGCTTGCCTGGCGGTCGAGGCGACCTCAAGAGCAGTTTGAGTGCACCTACTCtctcgacgaagagagagtaCAGAAGCGGTCTCTTCCTCACTCGCATGTGACCCtgctctgtttcgtctttccaTGGATTCTTCCTCACAGCTCGGGCAGTCCCTCGGCGATTCAAAAGgtctctcttttgtgttgaaacgcgttgcatgcatctgccGCTTGCAGAGCTGCGGTGTGAGCACACTGCACAGCTACCCACCAGCATCTCGCCGAGGCCGCGCGTCTTCTTGGCAACTGAAAGGAGATTTTTCTCAGAAGCGACAGTTGAGAGATTCTTTATCTGGATTCCAAAGGAACACATTGGTTTTCAACGTTAGTGTCTGGTCTGCTGCACTCCGAGCTGAGATTCTGTTcagcttctcgccttcgcacAAACGAGGATGGACCATCACCCCAAGGAGGGTCCCAGATCGCCCTCGCTGCCTATTTGACACAACTCCACGGTGGGAGTTCCGCGCTCGTGAACGATCCTAGTTTCTCTTCCCTAAATCCTTCTAAACAGCGGATTCTACGATACGCTCTTCACTTGCGCAGTTCCGACCTCAAACGCGGACCTCAAAGATTCCGACACACAAAAATGGCTCTGCGTGTACAAACACGCTGCTGATAACCTCTTCCCTCTTGCCGGCATCCCAGCGAGCACAGCTCTTCATTCTTAACTGTCGATGTTGACGTACTCCTTacttcatatatatatatatatatatatatgttacGAGCACACTGcttatatgcatacatatgcatgtgcatcgATTTGtctgtatatgtgtatatatttgAGTAGATACGTctggagaacggagacggtCCCTGCCAAGAGAGTTAGGCGCGCTTTTAGAATCTACGGTTCAGGAGTGAATgtgggaagaagaggagcgtCCTTGTTGAGCTGGTGCAACAGACGAAGGAGCCAAGGCTTAGACGGGAGATGTTTCTCTGgattgtctccttttttcgagGCAAGACCAATCTTTGtgcgagagacacacggcCAAGGAAGACCGAGACAAACTGATACGCATTCGTTTTCGattcctcttcgttctgcgtctcgatTGAAAAGGACGCACGGAAGCTTCCGGGTGAGGCAGCAGAACCTGCagtccccagaaaaagcagatCGATGATCTTCTCAAGGCGAAGCAGCGGGATGACGCTCCATGCTGCATTCTGTGTCTGAACTCTAAGTGGAGCACCTCTgtgagcagagaaacgatTTCCAGGATCGAGGAGACGCCCtttctgcgcctcctccttGCTGTGCAGCGACTCCTGCAAACGCATTCTCCCAGGGAGGCGAATGCTGCAGCGAGGCCGCGGTTCGATGTTttctcgaggaaggcgaaagcgaTTCTCAAGCGTAAGTCTCTGAAGCGCGAGTGCGAAGTGTGGAATGGTTCCAGCAGCAAAggactgaagagaagagcaggcttttcctctgcttcgaggAGCACTGGATGCTCGCACATGCcccagaggcgagagaggaacgggTGTTTCGAAGACTTCGTAGCAGAGGAGATGACGAGCGGAATCATcaacgcagaaggcgaacagagaagccTGGAACTTTCAAGAAGATGAGGACGAAAACCACGAAGTGGTAGACACCAGgacacaaacagaaaaaggaaagcaacGCGTAAGGAAAAGCCTCCCATGCGCCTTGCGTCGTCCACAGTCGCCAGCCGGCCCCGACGAAAACGGTTCCCGCcatgcagaggagacatgcctggaagcaagaaaaaaaacagagtgGAAATGGAAGAAAAGCTGTGAAAGGAAGAGTGGCgaagcgaggcagagaaacccgtcaaaaaacagaagaggaaaaccaagacaagaaggagactAGCAACAAACAAATAGAAGACGACTGCCTCCGACGAAagcacgagaaaaaaaccagAAGACCAGCACTGACACCACCAAGTCTCACAGCTACAGAAAAGCCGTGAGGAGAGGAAGTCGCATGACAGAAGGGTCGTGAAGGATACCCTTGAAGAGGCAAGAAGtcacaaagagaagaaaagaagcgacaggctTCGTTGCTTCGCCACACACCAGGAAGAAGTCTCCTCGCGGCAACTCGACCGATTCGGTTCctgggagaggaggaaactgTCGCGCCTGAAAAGCTGCGGCGACCTTGGCGCCTTCTCTGAACTGTTTTTGCTCGGCAGCAGCTGAAAAGAACACAGACGTATAAGCCCAGAGAACGGTCAATGCAGACGGACGGGGAGTGACAGGACGATGTCTCTCGTGTCGCTtcgaaaacaaaggaaagcGAAAGTGAATGGAAAAATGAAAAAACTCAAGACATCCGTCCAGTCCTGCTGCGCGTTCCGGAACGGCTGAACGCAAACGCTGCTTTTAAGCAAAACGTCAGACTcccttctcgcgtttctcttcgtcacTCTTCACACGAGTGCCTCTCCGCAAATGCAAAGGTGAAGAGACCTTCGGAGACGCCTGGCGCCTCCTGAGAGTTGCTTGACCGTCCCCGCCTTCCACGTTGCGAGTGTtcaacgaagaaaaaagtcCTTTTAGCTTGAGAAGCTCGAAATCCCCTACTCGATTCGTCGCCATCGAAAGAAGCTGCTTCTTGCGACTTTTCTGTCTcacgcgtctctccttttgccCCTCGTCGCTGGCGCAACTCAGAAGCGCCAGCGGAGGCAATACAGCCTGCAGAGCCTTCGTCCGCGAGGACTTCTACTTCAGGACTTGCGCCCAGCATGTTGACTCGAGtcaaaagagaaggaaacggaggtggagagagggacGGAACTAGGAGGAAataaaaaaggaaagagaagagggaaggagaaatgAGTCGGGAGACGAAGGTGTATAGAATATCTCGGAAGAAGTGAAAGAGGAAGCGGCACACCGGAGACAGCTAGCAGgagggagagcagaaggagatgaGAAAAAATGGGTATACATGTTTGTAAATATCGATGGACTGAGGCAGGGAAcggaagacaagagaaagaagaaggaaggaaatgCAAGAAAAGAGCAAACCGGCGCaaaacagcgagaaaaaacagttcGGAAAGTTGTCCGACTCAACGATGAAGAGGGGGGGGCAGCTCTCAGAGGCTGTGAAGGCGCccgcgagaaaaacggagatcTTCccaaaaagaaaagacacatAAAACAGATatagaaaaagagaaaataaAGGACTTTCGACCTTTCTTGTTCGGCTCATGCTCCGCGTGTTGTGTCTTCTGTCACAGCGAGAAGGTCGTCTTTGCGATGTGCAGCACGTTCGACGGTGGACTTGAGCACACACTCCAGAGAGCATTTTACTGTCTGTTCTTATGTTTCATCTCTGAAGATGGATAGCTGTGGATTGCTTTCTTTCATCGCTTTCACTCTGGAGAGGCATGCAGGTCTTCTGcgtgtttttcgtcttcttcagtaATCTCATACACTCTGCAGCGCATAGTGAACCTGTAACTAACGCCACGTACTGTTTACGACAAAGATACTCAGGATGAGATTCTCCAGTCACCACTTGACATCCGTGGAGGTCTTCCTCTAATTCGTTTTACttcaggaaagaaacgcctgTGCTCGTAAATGCAACGTATGCTCAGAGAACTGAGAAAACGTGGAGACTGGCCGTGACAcacttttccttcctctctgttttgcCTCTGCGAGACCACTCTGAAATCCCGTGATCCTCACAGAACTAAACCCGATTTAATTTGCCAGTTTAGGAACAGGTTCGTTGCTTTCATTCTGTGTACCGCCCCTGGTAAGATCGTGATTTTTTCTCTCAATACAAGTCTCGCGTTGCTTGTCAAGCTCCTTGTGTCTACTGAGATTGGCACAGATTAGTCTGGCATTGTTTATCCCAGTTGAGTGGAATATTAGCATTGACGTTTCCATTCTGTGTACCCCCCTTGTGAGATCGTGATGTTTTCTGTCA contains the following coding sequences:
- a CDS encoding hypothetical protein (encoded by transcript TGME49_309610~Predicted trans-membrane domain (TMHMM2.0):76-99:108-131) codes for the protein MLGASPEVEVLADEGSAGCIASAGASELRQRRGAKGETPAAEQKQFREGAKVAAAFQARQFPPLPGTESVELPRGDFFLACLLCMAGTVFVGAGWRLWTTQGAWEAFPYALLSFFCLCPGVYHFVVFVLIFLKVPGFSVRLLR